From Lucilia cuprina isolate Lc7/37 chromosome 4, ASM2204524v1, whole genome shotgun sequence:
CTCCTAGCATTCAGGAGGCCCCccttaataacaacaacaactgccaTAAAGCCAAACTTAGTGTCTTCTTATTGCATGAAAAATAGCAGTAGGACGCTTACGATTTAATCTCCTTTCACTTGCCTCTTCTATCAACATTTCCCACACAATTTGAATTTAATCTTTTATAACAGAAGAACTACATCCTTGCTCAACACAACTGGCCATATCTGACTTACAAACCAAACTTATTTTCGGCACTTGTgctaattttagtttattacaTTCCACATCATTTATATCAACAAACTCAAATGTCCTTTTTGTcatgttgtttagttttttattatagtttatttattcaatttttaaatatcttctttgatttatcttatttttttttttttgtcaaaatgcagattaaaataatttttagattttcacttttttcactGCGTCTTCTACTGTTATCACAGCAACAAAAATCAAAGATACAAGCTGACAAGCTGATAACGGCGGCAATTGGCCGCTGGTTAAATTTtaacgtttttctttaaaaattttgaattatcgaaaattttctatagaaatcgaaaattttctatcgaaatagaaaatttatcgtatattttctaaaaatttagaaagtattctatagaaattgaatatttatcaaaattttttttccaaaatttaaaatttatcgaataaattttttaaaagcagAAAATATTCTGTAACAAATTTGTTTGGGATATTACCTAAGAGCTCTattatatgaataaataaaatatttacacttttttttaagaatttatctCATTTTAAAGATAATAGTGGATCCTCTATTTACTTTACCATTAAGTGGACGATAATACATTCAATTCATGTATTTTTCGATGTTGTCTCAGTGTAACCGGTCGTTGAAAACTATCTCCACACACCGTACATATAAATGGTCGTTCACCGGTATGTGttaacatatgtatttttaaatcctGTGCAAATTTATAACGACGTTCACATTGGTTACATTTATTGGGCCTTTCATCGCTATGCGAGGCCATATGTTGACGTAAATATTTCGCTGAGACAAAACCTTTGCCACATTTCTCACATTTATGCGGTTTATCACCGGTATGTTGACGTCGATGTCGGTTAAGTTCGGTAACAACTAAAAAACTACGTTCACAAAAATCACATTTAAATGGCCGTTCACCAGTGTGTTGCCTTACGTGAGCCGTTAAGTGATTACGGGAAGTAAAAACTTTGCCACAAATTGGACATAATGAACCCGGATTTACAGCAGGTGATTTCTTCTTTTTCGTTTCCATTGTACGTGGAGAATGTTTTGATTGTTTATGTTTGACTAGACTTTTTTTCTGGCAATATTTTTTGGGGCATTTATCACATTTAAAGATATAATCACTTTCTGGCCTTTCGGgtttattcatataaataacTGAATCTTGTCCATGTACCGCACGCATGTGTGCATACATATTGCTATACTTAACATATTTGTTGCCACATAAGGGGCATGAACATTTCTTATCGTCCGGTATATGGCTAATTTTTAGATGACTCTCTAAGGCtttagaattttgaaatattttattacaaacattgCAGGGTACGGCCGATTCGACAATTTCTTCATTTAAGCATTTATTAACTTTgcttaaagattttgtttttgttggaaTTTTATTAGTTTCACTGTCATCTTTATTGTTATTTGAGTCGTTATGTTTTCCTTCGAAAACAGAATTATTTGATTCAGTTGCAAcattaataaactttttgtcTGCTTTCTGTTTGGCTAATTTTCTGTCTGATACTTTTTCACTTTCCTGCCAGTCTGAATCCGAATCTGTAATATTTGTGTCTATAGATTCAGAATCATCCAAATCGTTATatctgtatataaaatattaaattaaatgtatttgtttttaataagtaTTTAGTAAGTTATGTTTAATACTTACTTATCGATTTTCAAACTTTCTCTTTTTCGTGTATCTCCatctttattttctatagtttcTTTTAAACCATCCAATGAGTCCATTTccttttcaatttgtttgttttcaatttttatttctaaaaacgTTTCTAAATCGATTTGTGTTTCCTGTAAACAATCCATTTTTCCCTCTGCTTCCAGAGCATTATTTTCCACTTTAATTTCTATTTCTTCTCCTATAGCATTTTTGGTCTTCTGCATGGTAGACAATTTCTTATTTAGCATAATGTATAGTTTTTCATTGACTTCTTTGGCTTGTTGTATAAATTTATGGGCAGTTTTTAGACTACGTATACATTTATCGCATATTGATTGGGGAAATTCTCGATATTTGTGTTCTTTGATCTAGgattgaaaaagaaatttaaacgttttactttaaagtataaagtatgCTATATATAAAGTATTCCATAAAGTTTACATTCATGTTTGTGACTTCCTCTAGAAGCTCAGCATaggattttgtttcttttttattaaagtaactCATCTTTGTTAGAGGATTTAAACCTCCACTGGCAGTAAAACATGTACGACACACGATATTTGTTAATGTcatttttattaagttattgtgattattattgttattaaatgttaaataaataacttattgctacttgtaaataaatatccttttttCGCGGAAAGGGTTTAATCAGTGATTTTTAGTCAGAGAAGATACATATTTGTACATAATTGTACTTTTTAGGTAAATTTGTTGTGTTTAAAAGTACGACAGTTGTATTATGTGTATGGGATAgataattagatagatagatagatagatagatagatagatagatagatagatagatagatagatagatagatagatagatagatagatagatagatagatagatagatagatagatagatagataggttgatagatagatagatagataaatagacagacagacagacagacagacagatagatagatagataggtagacagacagatatactGTCTGTACTGCTGGCCTTATTTCCGTCCTCGCGTGATATATCAAATTCTTTAGTACCGTCACATATTTCCCCATCATCATccccattttattttttttattgttatcagGTTTTTCAACTAGTCATTCACCTTGTATTGATAGCCAAGAAACACCATGAACCAGGAATATGATATGGTATTCCTTAAAGGATGcagatacaaaatttttaagtaataacgtataaaacaaagttaaaaattcttttttatttcatttcaaatatcaactttacaaaatattaataatacataGAAGTAAAGAGAAAATCTTTCATAATTATTATGACAACACTTATTTGCGCTCATACATTTTCCGATGTCTTCTAAGTGAACTTTTAAGggtaagatagatagatagatagatagatagatagatagatatgtagatagatagatagatagatagatagatagatagatagatagatagatagatagatagatagatagatagatagatagaagatagatagatagatagatagatagatagatagatagatagatagatagatagatagatagatagatagatagatagatagatagatagatagatagatagatagatagataaatagatagatagatatgtagatagatagttagatagatagatagatagatatatagatagatacatagatagatacatagatagatagatagatagatagatagatagatagatagatagatagatagatagatagatagatagatagatagataaatagatatatagatagatagatagatagatagatagatagatagatagatagatagatagatagatagatagatagataaatagatatatagatatataggttGCGTAGCTGTTAGTCGTAGATCGGTATAAGGTATTGTACTTGTTTGggcttttattaaaataatgtacCATTTTTTATACCATCTCCgttttaatgtttatgtttatttacaatatcTTCTGTTATAAATAACTGTTCACCTTAAAGTAATAACACAAAAATACCGTGATCCGAGGTGATCATATTTGGGGTGTTATTTCTAAATAGTAATAGCGTAGGGTATACTATTTAGTAATATTGCACTAACTAATAAATGATATGGACTCAAATGAGTCTTTGAtcacatttttattattctatccAATGGATAGTATCCATTTATTATCTTTCAGttcattttttcaaacattttatttaaaacagacTATTTATTAATaccattttttaacataaacaaacttttacgTTTTTTCTGATGGCTAGATTCTCCCaaaagttttttcaatatttgaaatttaaaagatcgatatatgtatgtatgtacataaatatatactacATACTCCGAAGAGAGTATTAACCATGGTAtaagttatatatttaaatcatgGTATATATTTACTTCCAAACAAATGATAGCCTAGTACTAGTACTTCTAAATTAcgcattaaaaataataactattAATGTatcaaacataaatacataaaatgtatatttttattgattacaTCATATTCATGAATaaattccaaagaaaattttaagtttttataattagaaaatatattaactaACTCTTATATGTACTACTTTTAACACGACGACACAACTTGATCGATAATTTCAAAATGTTGCTGTTTTGTCTGATGCAATTTTAACGAATTACTCTGGGTAAACGTACTGTGACACACACCGCATGTATACGGTCTCTCACCCGTATGTATACGCTTGTgtatattt
This genomic window contains:
- the LOC111688566 gene encoding zinc finger protein 239-like isoform X1 → MTLTNIVCRTCFTASGGLNPLTKMSYFNKKETKSYAELLEEVTNMNIKEHKYREFPQSICDKCIRSLKTAHKFIQQAKEVNEKLYIMLNKKLSTMQKTKNAIGEEIEIKVENNALEAEGKMDCLQETQIDLETFLEIKIENKQIEKEMDSLDGLKETIENKDGDTRKRESLKIDKYNDLDDSESIDTNITDSDSDWQESEKVSDRKLAKQKADKKFINVATESNNSVFEGKHNDSNNNKDDSETNKIPTKTKSLSKVNKCLNEEIVESAVPCNVCNKIFQNSKALESHLKISHIPDDKKCSCPLCGNKYVKYSNMYAHMRAVHGQDSVIYMNKPERPESDYIFKCDKCPKKYCQKKSLVKHKQSKHSPRTMETKKKKSPAVNPGSLCPICGKVFTSRNHLTAHVRQHTGERPFKCDFCERSFLVVTELNRHRRQHTGDKPHKCEKCGKGFVSAKYLRQHMASHSDERPNKCNQCERRYKFAQDLKIHMLTHTGERPFICTVCGDSFQRPVTLRQHRKIHELNVLSST